The Brassica napus cultivar Da-Ae chromosome C1, Da-Ae, whole genome shotgun sequence DNA segment TAGTTTGTTCAGTGTACCATCAATTTGCACGAAATATGCTTCCAAAAGCATTTCAAGCTCTTGCACATTGAGCTTGTTGGTCATGCCACTCGGGGTTGAGCTCGTCCCACGGCTGTTTCTGCTAAGTGCGCTATGAGCTCTCATTAGAAGGTTGTGAGCGTCACTTCCTCGATGGCAGCTTTCAGACGAAACTTCGGCACGAAACCTGGCAAGGtcatggtaaaaaaaaaaaggaagatgcTAAGCTTTAACTAAGTGTGAACCTAAGGTAGCATGTTCAAAAGAGTCTGCTACATGCCTGTCATCCTCGTCTCCTTCAGGAAGATCAACCACGACGGTATCACTAGTAGAGGAGGCGGACGAATTCTCAAGCTTCTGAGCTAACTTATCTGTAAGATACATCTCAGCCATATCTTCATCATCGTTTAGGAGTTTTTCTAGTTCGTCCCTAACCTACGCAAGTGAAGCGAAAGAAGGGTTAAGTATAGAGGAGGCAGCATATGGTGACCAAAAGAAACAAGATTTGTCTATCAATAAGATCAAAGGAGTCGTCATCATAACACCTTCTGAACACGCCCAGTTATTGCAACAAGCCTACTCTTAATCTGTCGAACCCGCTCCAAGTTGAGGGTACTGATCTTGATAGTAAGCTTATCCAACGCTGGATGAGCCTCTAACTCCAATCTGACGGCCTACATCAGATTAAAGAGCAAATGGAAATACCAtacaaaaatagaaacaaaatccACAGTGTATTAGAGTCTTGACCATAAGTATATTACCTCACTTTCCAAACTGGTGATGGCAGCTTCAAGACAAGCTTCGAGAGCAACAAACTCAAAAGGAAGAACCTTAGATCCATCTTGATTCCCAAGGCTtcgcttcttctccttcctggCTTCCTCCCCAGACAATTGTGACGTTCCAGCTTCTCCTAGTGCGGCTCCCTCCTTTACACATAAGTAACCAAAGTAAAAATAGACAATCACATCATCTCTCAAAACGACATTAGTGATCTCATATAACAAACAATACAATTATCCACACGCTTCTAAAGCCAGCTACTCCTTTAAACCACACCCTAATTTCCGTACAACTACCTGAGCCCATAATCTCCCAGGCTCGAAAccacaatatataatattaatttcttACCAGCGGTCACTCGAACTGAAACCTCTGACACAATGGTCAGGGTCTCTCAATACAACTGTTGTATTGATCATATACCAAACAATACAATTAGCCATACGTTCCAAAACTAACAGTGAAAagcaaaccctaatttccctaCAACTACCTGAGGTTTAGTGGCGTGATGGTGACACCTAATCCTCCTCTGCAACTCCTCGATGAACGGCGCCACCGAAGGATCCTTCCAATTCAGAATCAAAACCTCTTGCCCCGTGATGATCGCCTTGATATGCTCCAGATTGATGACGATCGCTCTCTCGCGACCTAGAACGGTAGACGGATACGACAACAGCGGATCTAGGATCCGGAGATCACGCGCCGGCAAGCCAGTTCGACGCATGATGGTGTGTTTTCCGGCTTCCGTCGCTTGCTCCTTCCCCGACGACCAAAGCACCAGCCACGTCCTCACGCCCATGCCTTTCTTCCGGCTACCACCCGCGGGGAACGTAGGCCTCGGCTGGCCGGCGTTCGAGTCGAAACCTTCGGGTCTAGGGCCTCTCATGGCTGCTGCGTACGTTGTTGATGTGATCAGGTAGATTCAGCAGTTCTCGCAGGGTTATATGTCAAAGTCTTGATTAATCTAGAAATTGAGTATTTATAGCCAAATGGTTGCCAAAATTAAACCGGGTTTAGCGTTTCCCTCGAAGTTAAACCGGGTTTGGCGTAGTTTTTTAGGCTTCATTGAAATTCCTGATGTGTTCGTGTTCcaatagattttatattttttctttttttttttgtcaacctatTAAGTTCATTTTACATTCAAATTCGACTCATAATATTTTCGGTAGGTTTTAATGATAATTTCAAAttcagttttttaaaatattaaattaaatattaattatttgcattattttatttacatttactCTTTTCGAATACTAATTCTTATATTCGGgctcattttttgtttttttttttctagattttccaacttttttttgtagatatATGTTTGAATTTAGATAGGTTGGGATAACGACTTAAATATAATCTTACAATATATTTTTCCAAATCGAATCTGGTATGGATTCAGATTTTTCCGTTAGATTCGGTTTGGATCTCTGATTCAGTTACACCAAACCGGGCTTAACTTTTCTTCCGAGTttgtgtttgaatttttttgtaactgggcTTTCATattaaagacaaaagaaaagaaaacattacAACCTAAGAAGGCTTTAGTGTTTGTTTTTACGGGCTTAACCCAGTGTCACATAATGGAAAAACACATAATTGGGAACTTAGTTGGGTTGCAGAGGGAGTTGGTGATTACGAGGAGTCTATGGGTGGAGGAACCAGAGCTGCATCATCGCAGAGCACGCACGACCATTCGTTCGTCGGAGTGATTGGATCTTGTTCCTGACCTGTCTATCAATCAGATTGAGAAGAGTGTCTGTTGATCTGAAAGTTTGATGGTGAAGCCTAGTGTTTCTCTCATTCCAGAGCCAGTAGATTGAGGCTTGAAACGCAAGCAGCGTCAGTCGCCGCAAGTCTCTATTCCCCGAGAGCTGTTGAAGGCAAAGGAGTATGGAATCCCAGTTTGTAGTAAGTTGTAATTGACATCGAGTAGAGATCACGCTCCAAAGCCGACGACTGAAGGAGCAATCGAAGTACAAGTGGTTCCTTGTTTCAGCATGAGAATTGCAAAGTAAGCAGGCGGGGTCAATTCCCTCAAGTCCCCATCGAATGAGTCTGTCTCTTGTAGGGCACCTATCCAAAACAACCAACCATGTTAAGAAGCTTTGTCTAGGAATCCCAAACGAGCACCACACCACCGGAGCCCAAGAGACAGTCTGACGGGTTCCAATGATGTAAGTGTAGATGTCTCCTGTTCTGAATTTCTCGCCGCTTCTTCCATTGACCTCCCACTCGTATGAATCTTCTACCGTTGTGAGTGAGACAGTTGTGAGATAGATTTGAAATTCAAGTTGATTCTCTGTTCGTGCAGGAGGGAGTGTCCAGTGAGAGCCAGTGAACAGGGAGGCAACAGTTGCATCTTTGGGGATTCCTAGCAGTCGAGTTGTGGCACTAAGGAAATTTGAGAGGTTACCAAAAGGGGACCAGTTGTCGTACCAGAACCTAGTATCTAGACCATTGCCCAGTCGACGCTTAATGAGGGGGAAGACTAAGTCCCTGCTTTTGATCAACTTATTAGCCAAGCATGAATTCGAAGCACTTGTGTTGACTGACCAATAGTTTGATAAGGAGCCTTTGAGCACCACTTCCTTGAACCAACATACCCACACGGAGTTCGGCTTGAAGAAAAGCAACCAGATAAGTTTGAGGATGCATGCTCGATTCCAAGTATATAAGTCCTTGATTCCTAGTCCCCCCTGTTCTTTAGTAAGTGTTACTTGTTCCCAACCAACTCTGGCCGAGTGATGACCCTCAGCTGTACCATTCCATAGGAATATACCACAGAGTGAATTGATACGTTTTATACAAGCTTTAGGGAGGATGAAGGAGGAGCACCAAAATGTTGTAATACCCGAAATAACCGTCTTGATCAACAGGAGCCTACCAGAAAAGGAGAGAGACTTCGCTGACCAAGAAGAGAGTCGCGTCTTCACCTGGTGGATTAGGGGCTCACAATTCAGGAGCGTTAGCTTCTTAGTTACCATTGGGACACCTAGATAGCGCATAGGGAGAGAAGCATTCGGCATTCCAGTGGAGGCTACGATTGCAGATACCTCGGCTTCCGAAAGTCCagaggagaagaaagaagacTTTTGAAGACTGACCGCAAGACCAGAACGGAGTTCAAACTCATGGAGGACTTGCAGCACTCTCTGAACAGATTCTATTGAACCATCGATGAAAATCAAGAGATCATCAGCGAAGGATAAGTGGGTAAGTCTCGTTATATGGCATCTATG contains these protein-coding regions:
- the LOC106371318 gene encoding magnesium transporter MRS2-3, which translates into the protein MRGPRPEGFDSNAGQPRPTFPAGGSRKKGMGVRTWLVLWSSGKEQATEAGKHTIMRRTGLPARDLRILDPLLSYPSTVLGRERAIVINLEHIKAIITGQEVLILNWKDPSVAPFIEELQRRIRCHHHATKPQEGAALGEAGTSQLSGEEARKEKKRSLGNQDGSKVLPFEFVALEACLEAAITSLESEAVRLELEAHPALDKLTIKISTLNLERVRQIKSRLVAITGRVQKVRDELEKLLNDDEDMAEMYLTDKLAQKLENSSASSTSDTVVVDLPEGDEDDRFRAEVSSESCHRGSDAHNLLMRAHSALSRNSRGTSSTPSGMTNKLNVQELEMLLEAYFVQIDGTLNKLSTLKEYVDDTEDYINIMLDDKQNNLLQMGVMLTTAGLVMSLFIAVAGVFGMNINIELFNDEVAGPGRFIWTVVGGTAGSLFLYFGAIGWYKHSRLLE